DNA from Chelonia mydas isolate rCheMyd1 chromosome 3, rCheMyd1.pri.v2, whole genome shotgun sequence:
GTTCATTAAATGTTATTAAAAGCCAAACCAAATACTGGTTATGGGTGTAAGAAGAATGCTGGTTTTCTGGAACGTTGCCCCATGGATTCCGGTTTAAACTGCGTCCCACCAGAGAGCGAAGCCCCCGGTCTGTCTGTGGCAGACAGCTCTCGCCAAGCCGGGGAAAGAAGGGAGCACCTCGTCTCTCCGCTGTTTGTTACTCTTTCCCATCCACTATAGCCAGGTCTTTGATCACTCTCAGTTTGCCACTGGCATCGATCCTGCGCTTCTCCCTTATTAGATCCTCCAGGCTGTGGAATCGCACCGTGTGCACCTTGTTCTCAGCCAGGTGGATCTTGAGATAGtactgctgctggtgctgggtgcCGGcagcagcctgcagctcccccccggCTTTGAACTCCCTTTTCCCGAACCGGCACCAGGCGGCGAAGCTCTCCGAGTTAGTCCAGCAGATCTCGTcgctttttaaacccaggtgcccgcAGGCGTTCTGCACCACCAGCTCTGCCACCAGGGGGCGGTAGCGGTACCAGCTATTCACCACCCGGCCCACGTTGCCAGCGCCCGCCTCGTACAAGCTGTCCTGGCGGATCTGGCCCTGGTGCAGGTGGATGATCTGCCCGCTGCCCACATAGACTGCccagtgcgggggtgggggtgggtggtcGGATGGCCCCAGGTAGAGCAGCTCCAGCAGGTCTCCCGGCTTGCAGAGGGCAGGCAGGGCCGAGACCGAGAAGACGCGCAGGTCCCCAGCCTGGGGGCCGCTGCTGACTTTGGAGAAGATGCATTCCTGGCCGCGGAAGGCGGAGAACTGGGTCTCGTTCAGCAccagctggtggtggtggtggtgagtggGGGTCTCCTGCCCAGGGCTGCTGGAGCCCTTCACGCTGTACTTGTCCGGCTGGCCTCGCTCGTCCAGGTCCTCCTCCTCATCCGAGAAGAAGTAAGCCACCCCGACCCGCAGCTCGTCCTTCTCGATCCCCGAGGGGTCTCCGGTCGGCAGCTCGCTGTAATTCAGGTGGGTGATGCGATCCAGTTGATTTCCCATCAATGACAAGGCAAGGCGAGGGCAGGAATCGCcgggtctgggggggggagggaggagagaagcaggacggggagagggaaagtggggggggggggggggggggggagaagggggaaagggagaggaggaagaacaaAAAAATCCAGGCACAGAGTTTCAGTGATTTCCCCTCCCGGACCGCGTCCCCGCTCCCCGCGTTAGGggaaccctccctcccctccaactgTGCCCCTTTGGGGCTGCTCCCTGCCCGTGCCCGGAGCAATCGTTACACGCCTGGCTCGGGGAACGGAGCCGTACCGGGGGCACCCGCACCATGCCACAGCGGTGCAGCCGCGTTTGGCGGGCACAGCTTTCCCGGGAGACGTGGGGACCGCTGCCGCCTCTGGCGAACGGCGTCCCGGGCGGCATCCGCACCTTGTCCCGCTTCCAGGGTCCCCGCCGGCTCCTGGGCTCCGGGGCGGGCAAAGGGGACAAAGTTCACCGCAGCGTCTCCGGGCCAGGGGGAGAAGGACGCCGGGCGGCTGGAGCTAGGAGCGTCCCCCTCGCACCGGTGGCTCCAGCAGAGCACGCTCTGCCCCGGCTCCCGGCCGCCCAGCTCGGCGGGGGCTGCACGGGGAGGCACGGTAGGGCAGCGTCTGGTTCCCGGGAGCCGAGCCGTGACACCCCGCCTGCCCCTTTCCATCTCCcggccccgctcctgccccctgACACCGACCCCCCGCGCCCTCCGTACCCGTGATCGCCCCGCTCCAGCCAAGCGCCCAACTCCCTTAAAGTCTTCTTGTCCCCATGGGAGCCGCAGAGCAGGTGAGCAGCAGCATCCCCGGTGCCCCTGCCGCTCCCCGAGCTCCGGCTCCTTGGACGCGCTCTACCTTCCCCTGGACAGCCCCGCTCCGCTCTGGGCTGCCCCCAGCACCGGCGAGTCTAAGTACCGGCGGCTCCCGAGCCCAGCACCCGCCCCGCGCGGCGCTCATTGGCTGCTTTGCTCTGCGGTTGGCAAGAGGAGCGAGCCTCCGGGATGTCAATCACCGGCCCAGGGTGGGATTCCAGACGTTCCCTCTGCTCGCTGCTGCTCCGCCAGGCCCCTCGCCTGCTCGGCAAGCTGCTAAAGGGCAGAGCATCGACCTCGGCGGCAGGAGCAATGAGTGACGGAGGACCCAGAGCCCGTACCACTCTCTCTCCCTGAGAGCTTGGCTGTGCAGAACCCTTCCGGCCCCCAGCTCGCATACTGTGGCCAGAACAGCCAGGCAATATTCAAGTCAGGAATCTGCATAATGCCATGATAGACTGGTACCACGCTCCAGGTTTATTCTTCATTTTCAGGCCGTATAGCACAATACCTTGCTTTCTTGGGCGACCCTCAAGCAGCAGCTACTAGATCCAGGTTATGGGGCAGGAAAGTAATAAGGGAGAGAAAAGGTTATTGAGATAAGGTGCATGGTATTACTTCAGTGGAAAGCTATATTATATAACTAGAAAGTTATTTCCACTGTAAATACTTAGCAGGTCTGCTGGAGGAGCTCAGACGTTCACCAGGCTTCATAACACCAAGAGATTTGATGGATTCTCCTTTGTTTGGAGGCTTTAAGTCAGTCTTTTTAAAAGAGATGATGTGGCTGAATCAGATTTTGGGAGGGGGTATTCAATGCAGGAAATACAGGGTCTCTATCAGtggtgttatgcaggaagtcaggctACATGATCATGTAAAGCATTGGACTCGGATTCTCAATGGTATTTAAGTAccaaatttccattgatttcattgggagttaggtgactacatatctttgaggatctggactaataatcccttctggcctttaaaaaacaaacaaacaaaaaccaaccacacCTGTGAATCACCACTGTGAGgtagataagtattattattccaattctcattttacaaaggaggaaaTTTGGTTATTAGGTGATGAAGTAACCTGTCCAAAATCTCACCATGAGTCCGTGTTAGATTATAAATGATAACCTAGAGTTGCCAGCCCTGTGCACTAACCACAAAAGcacatttcctttcctctttgcTGAGGAATGAGAATTTAACCTAATTATGTCAGATATATATATCAGCAAATTTTAATACATAATATTTTGGCCCATGTGAAAACCACATGAAAGTACAAATTTTATTTACATGAAAGTAAAGGTACTATGTTCCTTGCATTGCAATTGTTTTTGGTCATTAATAAACTCAGCCACTCTCCCTTTCAGTATCAGCAGGGAGGTATACCCATATTGCTGGCAACATATACTTGTGTTGCTGGCATCTTATCTGATGCTTGCTTCATTTGGATCTTTTCTTCTTAACTTTGAACAATATCATCAGTTCATTTTCACCATATAGGAACAATGATCAGACTTTATTTCAGCTTCAGAATGGTTCAAGGTGCACACATAACAGCATCTCAGACAAATGTGGAGCTTCTTAGTTAAATTAGAGCCTTGCATGCTATTTGGAAGACCCCACACTCCTGCCAGCCCACTGATCAAATGTTTACTTGGCTATCTTTCTGCAGTAGCATTTCCAAGATGTGTCACTTATGAAGGGCTAATTAAACACAACTTAATTAtgaaaatatagtaaaaaatGTTGGACTTATTCCTTATATTCATTAactattgcaaaaagaaaaggagtacttgtggcaccttagagactaacaaatttcagtttatgcttatgctcaaataaatttgttagtctctaaggtgccacaagtactccttttctttttgcgaatacggactaacacggctgctactctgaaacctgtcattaactaTTGCATCTACttatacaaagaaaaacaaacacacggGAGAGAAAATAAAGGGCAAGCTCACATTGACATTGATCACCCAATTGACAGGTATGCCTCTGTCACACACAGCCTGTTTTTCATTGTAGTAACTATACTGAGCTAGTCATGGTTACAGGGTGTCCAAAGTTTGGGGACTCAAGGGCTAGATTGTCAGATCAATGAACCTATCCTGACTTACGTCAACAAAGTGCTGGCGACTGGATGGTGGATTCAAAAGaacaaaagatttttaaaaatttcattctaCTATGATAAATTTGAAAGTTTTTATGGCGCTAAACATGATAGATCAGAATCTCTTAATATATGGAAACAGTGTAAATGAATTTCTTAAAACTTGTTAGCTATTACATAGTAATCGAGTTTTAAAATATAGGGGTGATGAAGGTATACCATAAGACTGAGGCATCATTGTATCTTCATAGTTAAGGTTATTTTGGAATTTGCACATAAAGCAGGGTTTAAATGCCTAGAACTTACATTACTGTTTGTTAACATCCTCCATTTCCAAAGCCGGACGATTTTGGAGATCAGGTCCCTCTCATATTTTCTAGGGTAAATCTTTCAGTACTTTTATGAACAGTTTCTGTTTTCTAAacactattttttctttttaatatcagCACTTTTTTGGATCCCATTCCCACAGTTCACACTTCCCACAGTTGCCAATCATCAAGATGATGAGAATGGCAGAGGGTCATTTTTAGACAATTTCAAATAAACAACAAGTTAGTTCATCCTTGCCAGAAACAGTCAGAGGAGAATGCATCACTGCTATAGGCTACTTAGTGCAGCAGGAAGGAGCTATGCTGTTGTCTAGATGGCAGGTTCCTTGATACAACTCTGTTCCCCTCTGTGTCCCCCATTATAACTCTGCTTCTGCTTCCCATGCTCCCACAGGTCTGTCCAATCTATCTGCCCCACTCCATCACGCTCCCACAGTTCCATTTGGATCAACTCCCCTCAACCCCACTCCACTCATCCCCACCGTCCACTTTCCATTAATATTCCATGTCTGCTGACCACCAGACTCTGCCACAACTTTGCTAACTCCTCCATCCTCATCCCTCACACAGTTCTTTTAACCCCATCTTTTCTCTAACCCCCAAGAACCTGATGGTTAAAATCTTAAATTGGGCAAAGTGCGTGAAAGGTCATCTTATTTTCACCAATAAACATACTGTAAAAATTGTGAAAGGCAAGTACAGAACAGTCCTAGGGAGTATGTAAACAGACTGCATGAACAAAGGAGTCGTTGATTAGGAGTTTCAAAGCTCCTGGTGAAGTTACAGAATTGTTACAGAAGCAGACCAAAATGTTCTTAAGATGGAAAAAAGTTTGGACCACAGCCTTGGACCTCTGGATGCTTGTGTTGATTGGTCAGTTTTGATGAGCAAATTTGCTGCCTGTTTCAGACATTACTTTTCTGGAAGCACTTGGTGACTTCTTCAGCACAACAGTGAACTCAGAGCTTGGCAGCAAGCCTAGAGAAGGCATGAGATTGCAGCAGCATACTCACATTGACCAGCATCACAGTGTTGCCATCATGGTAGCAAAACCACCACATGTTGGGACAGAGGAATTTACCATCACAAACACTGAATCTTCTTTTTTCTAATAGCAAATAATGTTTCCCTCAGACCAGACAAAGGAAGGGAACCAGATGATGTTACCATCTCCACGGCTGCACCCTGAACAAATCCTGGTGCGAACCTAAGGTTTTCATTATTATCCCTTCTCTTTGGTTCATCTTAGTCTTCCtacttttttctgtctttcttcgCCTTCTGTCTAATAAGCACCAAGTTGAGTCAGCTAGAAGAACTCTAACCTGGTAACAATTGCTGTGACCAGCTTGGCAGTGATGCATGCTGTGCCTGGCTTTTCTGGTTAAGAATCTTCTCTTATagatgtatttttgttttatcttaAGAAGAAAGAGGATTGGATTCTTAATAACAAAACCTGAGACTCGTTACTTAAAAATGACTCTCTCTGTGTCTTTTTTTCCAACAATAGCATTGACTGCATTACATTTACTGGCATCCAATGAACTGTATTCCTGGTTTCCTTGGAACCAGTAGCGAAACTCACATAGACCACAAAAGAGCTggttataataaataaatataaactgctATTGAGAAAATTAGTGAACAAAATAGATGTTGTGATGCATTATCCTTGATTTTCGTAATCATTCATTTACTCAGTAATCTGCAAAGCTCAGGGATTTGAAAAGGTTCTCCCAATtcagagattttcaaagttttTCACAACCGGGACCACATCTTAATACAGACACTGTCTCACAGACCATTCCTCTGGCATTTACAATCATACAACTTTCCTGTGGCAACTAAGGCAATTGCTtccatggaaaagtaatattttgGGGAGTAGTTTGTGTAtatgtgtaacaccgacagaccctggtcgtcggtgggcaggatcgaacctgggacctctggagctaaatgcatgctCTAAAAGCTACATTGCCTCTTAGCTAATGCTCTAGCAGCCtcaatctctaagtggtctcagtgccagtggaggggacagaacaccacacccaggaggtgtgtgggttacacacttCCTATAGCTGAGGAAGCAtgtcctgagcttcagagacttcctaGTTGatatcccggacgagcccccacttgtaactcCAACAGACCACAGTCGTCAGTGGACGGGATCGAACGTGGAATCTCTGGAGCTGAAAGCACGAGTCTCTactgcatgagttaaaagccacATGCCTCTTAGCTAAAGctatagcagactcattaatcagtaagtggtctcggtgccactaaaggagacagaacaccacacccaggaggtgtgtgggttacatatgcacTTGTTTTCAATACAGTGTAGCAACTGGACACAAGGAGAAAAAAGCCAGCATCATGTGATCAACCAACCAACTCTTTGGGGACCATCAGTGGAAGTCCCTCTCCTAGTGACTAGCATGAATATCCTGGCACAACTTCAAGCAACACTGTCCTAATTAGGAATTTATTAGTTTTCCAAACTGGACAGAATTAAGGTAATATCTACACATTTGAAATGTAATCACTAAAGTAATGGCTCCTCGTAGGAAGGAAATTTTCAGTGTACCACTCCCCTCTACAAAATGTGTCTCGGTAATTACATAGGCCAGAAGCCATAATGTATGAGTATCTAAGGTCACATAGACAGCTTTAAATATATTGCTAGCTTACTGTTCCCTTTTCCCATCCCATAGCCCCTGAGGCATACTTGGCAATATGACTTCTCCAGTGTAAGTCATCAAGTTTTCATGGATTTCccatttcagaatggagagaacaCAATTTTTACTGAAACAGCTGCTGGCAGCTTGGAATTTGCCTGCATGCATTTTTCCTGGCCCTGTCCTCCTTTACTTGTGTAATGGATCCTTTATTAAATCTTTGTTGTGTAAGTATGATGTGCTATATTACCCCTGATTTGTAATATATATGAATTTTCTGCTGCCCTCAAGGACCCTCACGAAAATTAGGTGTTTAAATAAAATGATCATTAACGCTTCTTCCTAGGCCAAAAGgccagttaattttttaaaagtcttttgtTTGTGGATCTTTGATTATTTTTCTACATTTACCCTGCAAAAATGACTTtctaaatattataaataataatacatgctCCTTGATTGAATAACAATCTCTGTGACAGTTGCTATTCATAAACAGCTCAGGATGCACACTCATAGTTTATAATGTTTGCAGAACCTTTCAGTGAATTTACAGAGCTGGATGCAATAGAGGACTCATTCCTTGTTATATGTAAATACGTTTTGAAGtaatttctgttttgctttttcaaaTATAGAGTCCAATCCTATAGGCCTAACTCATTAAAACcacccattgatttaaatgctAAGCCTGAAGGATGAAGCCCCTATTATAGAAAAGCCTGTTAACAGTAACATGCACACAATCTCCTTTGAAGATAGTGTGATCTATAATATGCATCCAAAGCAAGAATATGGCCGTCAGTACTTAGAAAATAGCAGATACATTTATATTACTGGAAATGTTTCAAGTCACCAAGATGTCTAAGTGTTGAATGAAACTATTGTATATGCATACAGGTTTCGTTAAAGTACAATTATACTCTGCAAAAATGACATTGAGGGTTCCAAATGTATCAATTCACAAATATTTCCATATGAAACTTTACAgcaaaaatatggatttttttttagtgtcaTCCTGCAAATTTAACCTGGGATCTGAGAGACAAGTtggtttctttccttcttgtgcatcatcaGCTATAATAAAGGGTTTGCAGACCAAATCAGACTCCCAGTTACACCTGTTCAACCCAATTAACTTCAAAAGTATGCtttcagttacatctgtgcaaccccattattttcagtggggttgcacagataTAACTTATTGAAATTTAGGAAACTATTTTATTGATGATGCAAGAAGAGTAGGGTTCAACTCATTCCCACTTCGCTGTGTGGTTTCTGCAGTAATAATAAGTGAAAAGCaatacaaaatttatttttatcactAAATTCAGAAGATGCTGAATGACCCTGAATACACATAAGGAAAAGCTAGATTAAGTaagaaagtgccatttttacataaacatttttcagagcagaaatgCATATTAAATGacctctttttgttcagaaaaatCTCAGGCTGAAAAGATGGTCCTGTGAAGTGGGGACTCTGAAAATGTGTGTTCAGTTCTGAGCTCTACCACACAGACTTGCTATGTAATTCTGGGCAAGTCATTAAATCTCTTGGTACTTTAGttacacatctgtaaaatggggatgaaaatactttctctcctgccttttatcagtcttgtctatttagtgtAAGTCTCTTGTCTGCCACAACAGAGTCCAGTCTTGTTAGTCTTGTCCAGTCTTGGGATCTTTAGGGACTACTGTAATACcaagtaataaataattataataataatgtgtTGTTAGTTAGGTTTGAGGTGCATTGGCTAAGTTACACAGGGAAGATTGCAGAGGATGGGCCCATAGCTACCCCTGTCTTGAAACGGAACATCTGTGTAGGTCTGAAGAGGAAATTTATGACATAAAGAAAATGGTTCAACAATGTCAGTGCAGGTCTAGGGAGACGATGTTACAGTGGTAGAAGGGAATGAAGTGATGTTAATACACGTCTACAGAGAACACGTTACACAATCAAAGTGAAATGAAACAAATGCAGAGGTATGGAGTCACTGTCATACAGAAATGAAATTAGACTACTGCAAGTTAcattaacatttcaaaaaaaattaag
Protein-coding regions in this window:
- the LRATD1 gene encoding protein LRATD1 → MGNQLDRITHLNYSELPTGDPSGIEKDELRVGVAYFFSDEEEDLDERGQPDKYSVKGSSSPGQETPTHHHHHQLVLNETQFSAFRGQECIFSKVSSGPQAGDLRVFSVSALPALCKPGDLLELLYLGPSDHPPPPPHWAVYVGSGQIIHLHQGQIRQDSLYEAGAGNVGRVVNSWYRYRPLVAELVVQNACGHLGLKSDEICWTNSESFAAWCRFGKREFKAGGELQAAAGTQHQQQYYLKIHLAENKVHTVRFHSLEDLIREKRRIDASGKLRVIKDLAIVDGKE